GCTGCGCGCTACCCAGACGCCGCAGGGTTTCAGGGCGGAGGTGCTCAGGACGGCGTACGAGGCCGCCGACGAGGACGTCACCGACGACGCGCAGGTGCTCGAACTCGCCGGCGAAGACGTCGCGGTCGTCGAGGGCGATCCCGGCAACACGAAGGTGACGACGGGGCTCGATCTCGAGCTGGCCCGCCTGAGGGACGCCGCCCGGTTGGGCGTCGGCCCGGCGACGCGCGTCGGTTTCGGCTGCGACCGGCACCGGCTGACGCCCGGTCGGGAACTCGTGCTGTGCGGCGTGACCGTGCCGTTCGACAAGGGCCTCGACGGGCACTCGGACGCCGACGTGGCGACGCACGCGGTCATGGACGCCCTGCTCGGCGCGGCGGCGGCGGGCGACATCGGCGTGCACTTCCCGCCGGACGACGACCGGTGGCGCGGAGCTTCGAGTCTCGACCTCCTCGATCGCGTGATCGGAATCGTCCGGGAGTCGGGTTACGAGCCGGGCGCCGTCGACGTCACGATCGTCGCGGAGGCTCCGCGTCTGGCTCCCCACGTCAACGAGATGAGAGAGCGGCTCGCCGTTCACCTCGGCGTCGCACCCGGATCCGTGTCGGTCAAGGCGACGACGACGGAGGGAACAGGCCCCGAGGGCGCGGGCGAGGCGATGTCGGCCACCGCCGTGGCCACGCTCCGGCCGGGAAACGACAGGGAGGACACGTGAAAGCACTTGCCGTCAGCGGAAGTCCGAGGACGAACGGCAACACAACGACGCTCATTCGGATGGTGACCGACGAACTCGAAAGCCACGGGGTCGAGACGGAGCTCGTACAGCTCGCCGGAAGGAAGGTGGCCGGCTGTATCGCGTGCTACCGCTGCTTCTCTCAGAAGAACGGCCGCTGCGCCGTGACAGACGACGCGTTCAATGAGATCTTCGAGAAGATG
This genomic window from Candidatus Effluviviaceae Genus V sp. contains:
- the ispD gene encoding 2-C-methyl-D-erythritol 4-phosphate cytidylyltransferase, which translates into the protein MRVGLVLVAAGSSTRVGGGTPKQFRMLAREPMFIVALRAVVPFTHEVVVVAPPDRVVEAGELLTCSGLPGDHEADGTSFLVVPGGKRRQDSVRKGLAALSDDVEVVLVHDAARPFVPGDVVERVLGAAQACGAAVPAVPVADTIKRVEGERVLATLDRGVLRATQTPQGFRAEVLRTAYEAADEDVTDDAQVLELAGEDVAVVEGDPGNTKVTTGLDLELARLRDAARLGVGPATRVGFGCDRHRLTPGRELVLCGVTVPFDKGLDGHSDADVATHAVMDALLGAAAAGDIGVHFPPDDDRWRGASSLDLLDRVIGIVRESGYEPGAVDVTIVAEAPRLAPHVNEMRERLAVHLGVAPGSVSVKATTTEGTGPEGAGEAMSATAVATLRPGNDREDT